A region from the Lolium perenne isolate Kyuss_39 chromosome 4, Kyuss_2.0, whole genome shotgun sequence genome encodes:
- the LOC127332175 gene encoding uncharacterized protein, giving the protein MAAAVDAGSDPAPAVATSTCAHCQREIPSSNIDLHSVHCARNLQKCDHCGEMVARKLMEEHYDEYHAPVNCSLCKETLQREMLDLHKSKQCTQRMVACEYCEYELPAVDLHEHQDVCGNRTELCQTCKKYVRLREWIGHEMQCQVNSNVSAASSSARTIPEREVRPPPPVRPARPVQGAQNKRLLFTIAVTGIAVMIGSILFQREESF; this is encoded by the exons ATGGCAGCAGCGGTCGACGCCGGCTCCGATCCCGCCCCCGCCGTCGCCACCTCCACCTGCGCACACTG CCAGCGAGAAATTCCATCGTCGAACATTGACTTGCATTCTGTACACTGTGCTCGCAACCTTCAAAAGTGCGACCACTGCGGGGAAATGGTTGCCAGGAAGCTTATGGAAGAACACTACGATGAATATCACGCTCCG GTAAATTGCTCTCTTTGCAAAGAAACCTTACAGCGGGAGATGTTGGATCTTCATAAAAGTAAACAGTGCACACAAAGGATGGTTGCGTGTGAATATTGTGAGTACGAATTGCCTGCGGTTGATCTTCATGAACATCAG GATGTATGTGGCAACCGAACAGAGTTATGTCAAACATGCAAAAAGTACGTTAGACTTCGTGAATGGATAGGGCATGAAATGCAGTGCCAGGTTAACTCAAATGTTTCTGCGGCATCATCAAG TGCCAGAACCATTCCAGAGAGAGAAGTGCGGCCTCCTCCACCAGTTCGACCAGCGCGCCCTGTGCAAGGTGCACAAAACAAGCGACTTCTCTTCACGATTGCTGTAACTGGAATTGCCGTCATGATCGGATCAATATTATTCCAAAGGGAGGAGAGTTTCTAG
- the LOC139839335 gene encoding uncharacterized protein, which yields MQHQEWGASSTRPDGERPWWKFPDADVQKGKMVINQSGGFKQQDKQVAGRQQVKKRWKKPVEGRVKLNVDGGFSRNGAAGAGMVLRDHNGGVIAAACRYLDRCGDATEAELQAIEEGMRLAMHWTTLPITLEMDCSEAIELIKDKNQNISVYAFTISAIRELLQERDICVTKISRDANMVSHELAKLGRINHRTAVWYVDFPQEIEQAIACDCNPVSS from the exons ATGCAGCACCAGGAGTGGGGTGCTTCCAGTACTAGGCCTGATGGCGAACGCCCCTGGTGGAAG TTTCCTGATGCTGATGTGCAGAAAGGCAAGATGGTGATCAACCAAAGTGGAGGCTTCAAGCAACAGGACAAGCAGGTCGCTGGGAGACAGCAGGTCAAAAAGAGGTGGAAAAAACCAGTTGAGGGACGTGTGAAACTGAATGTTGATGGAGGGTTTTCCAGGAATGGAGCTGCTGGAGCGGGAATGGTACTGCGTGATCACAATGGTGGTGTCATCGCTGCGGCGTGCCGGTACCTGGATCGGTGTGGGGATGCGACGGAGGCCGAGTTACAAGCCATTGAGGAAGGTATGCGGTTAGCCATGCACTGGACTACGCTGCCGATCACGCTTGAGATGGACTGCTCTGAAGCCATAGAGCTGATCAAGGACAAGAACCAAAACATTTCAGTCTACGCCTTTACAATTTCTGCAATTCGTGAGCTTTTACAGGAAAGAGACATATGTGTAACTAAAATTAGCCGTGATGCCAATATGGTTAGTCATGAGCTTGCAAAACTAGGTAGGATTAATCATCGGACAGCAGTATGGTATGTGGATTTCCCCCAGGAAATCGAACAGGCCATTGCTTGTGATTGTAATCCTGTCTCCAGTTAA